A stretch of Gemmobacter fulvus DNA encodes these proteins:
- a CDS encoding aquaporin — protein MPKKLIAEGLGTMILVLFGCGAAVLMGAEIGMTGIALAFGLAIVAAAYGLGAFSGAHLNPAVSLGMVMAGRMTVGEFVGYAVAQCVGALIGALVLLLIASGKADYSVAVNGLGQNGFGAGYLGEYGLGSALLFEGVMTFLFVTVILGATGPEAAPGFAGLAIGLTLAAIHLVGINVTGVSVNPARSFGPAVLVGGKALADLWVFVAAPLAGGALAGIVHAIGFTRADA, from the coding sequence ATGCCGAAGAAACTGATTGCAGAAGGGTTGGGCACGATGATCCTCGTGCTGTTCGGCTGCGGTGCGGCAGTGTTGATGGGCGCAGAGATCGGCATGACCGGAATCGCGCTGGCCTTTGGTCTGGCCATTGTGGCGGCGGCCTATGGTCTGGGCGCGTTTTCAGGCGCGCATCTGAACCCCGCCGTCTCGCTGGGCATGGTGATGGCCGGGCGCATGACGGTGGGCGAGTTTGTCGGCTATGCCGTGGCGCAATGTGTGGGCGCGCTGATCGGCGCGCTGGTGCTGCTGCTGATTGCCAGCGGCAAGGCTGACTACAGCGTTGCGGTGAACGGGCTGGGCCAGAACGGCTTTGGCGCGGGCTATCTGGGCGAATACGGGCTGGGCTCTGCCCTGCTGTTTGAAGGCGTGATGACCTTTCTGTTCGTGACGGTGATCCTGGGCGCAACCGGACCCGAGGCCGCGCCGGGCTTTGCCGGGCTGGCCATCGGTCTGACACTGGCCGCGATTCATCTGGTGGGCATCAATGTTACCGGCGTGTCGGTGAACCCGGCACGCAGCTTTGGCCCGGCGGTTCTGGTCGGCGGTAAGGCGCTGGCGGATCTGTGGGTGTTTGTCGCAGCACCGCTGGCAGGTGGGGCGCTGGCCGGCATCGTTCATGCCATCGGCTTTACCCGTGCCGATGCCTGA
- the hpt gene encoding hypoxanthine phosphoribosyltransferase: MPQRAYVIDQMISAKAIAARVEALAREITAHYRGTDKLVVVGLLRGSFVFIADLVRELDLPVEVDFLEASSYGDAMHSSREVRILKDLRGEIAGRDVLVVEDIVDTGFTLSHVIRLLRSREPKRLEVCALLDKPTRREVDIRATWTGFEIPDEFVVGYGIDFAQRNRNLPYIGKVRFTE, from the coding sequence ATGCCGCAGAGAGCATATGTGATTGATCAGATGATTTCGGCCAAGGCGATTGCCGCCCGTGTCGAGGCGCTGGCGCGCGAAATCACCGCGCATTACCGGGGCACGGACAAGCTTGTCGTGGTGGGGCTGTTGCGGGGATCCTTCGTGTTCATCGCCGATCTGGTGCGCGAGCTGGATCTGCCGGTGGAGGTGGATTTTCTGGAAGCCTCGTCGTATGGCGATGCGATGCACTCGAGCCGAGAGGTGCGTATTCTCAAGGACTTGCGCGGCGAGATTGCCGGGCGTGATGTGCTGGTGGTCGAAGACATCGTGGATACCGGCTTCACGCTCAGCCATGTGATCCGCCTGCTGCGCTCGCGCGAGCCGAAGCGGCTGGAGGTTTGTGCCCTGCTCGACAAACCGACCCGGCGCGAGGTGGACATCCGCGCCACCTGGACCGGATTCGAGATTCCCGATGAATTTGTCGTGGGTTACGGCATCGACTTCGCGCAACGCAATCGCAACCTGCCCTATATCGGCAAGGTGCGTTTCACCGAATGA
- a CDS encoding CinA family protein, translating to MKARQILDLARGSSTTISTAESCTGGLIAAALTEVAGASDVFDRGFVTYSNAAKQAMIGVQAETLAAHGAVSEQVAVEMAEGALAQSNANLAVSVTGIAGPGGSEFKPEGRVCFGLAQEGAATLCETVEFGALGRSAVRQAACDHALDLLLGAVQERRPAP from the coding sequence ATGAAAGCCAGGCAAATTCTTGATCTTGCCAGAGGATCTTCAACCACCATCAGCACGGCGGAAAGCTGCACCGGCGGCCTGATCGCAGCAGCACTGACCGAGGTAGCTGGGGCGTCGGATGTGTTCGACCGCGGCTTTGTGACCTATTCCAATGCCGCCAAACAGGCGATGATCGGCGTGCAGGCCGAAACGCTGGCCGCCCATGGCGCGGTGTCCGAACAGGTGGCCGTGGAAATGGCAGAGGGCGCGCTGGCGCAGTCCAATGCCAATCTGGCGGTTTCGGTCACCGGCATCGCCGGTCCGGGCGGATCAGAGTTCAAACCCGAAGGCCGGGTGTGTTTCGGGCTGGCGCAAGAAGGCGCTGCAACCCTTTGTGAAACCGTGGAATTTGGCGCATTGGGCCGGTCTGCCGTGCGGCAGGCGGCCTGCGATCACGCGCTGGATCTGCTGTTGGGCGCGGTTCAGGAGCGCAGGCCCGCGCCATGA
- a CDS encoding type II toxin-antitoxin system RatA family toxin, with the protein MPTHHETKVLPYRAQQMYDLVADVGSYPKFLPWTAAARIRSRQPIPGGEVMEADLVISFKVFREKFGSRVTLWPEAMKIDTEYLDGPFKHMKSNWAFRDVDGGCEVEFFVDFEFRNALLQGIIGVVFNEAMQRVVRAFERRALELHGAGLRS; encoded by the coding sequence ATGCCAACGCATCACGAGACAAAGGTCCTGCCGTATCGCGCACAGCAGATGTACGATCTTGTGGCGGATGTCGGCTCTTACCCGAAATTCCTGCCCTGGACGGCGGCGGCGCGCATCCGCTCGCGCCAGCCGATCCCCGGGGGCGAGGTGATGGAGGCGGATCTGGTCATCAGCTTCAAGGTATTCCGCGAGAAATTCGGCAGCCGGGTGACGCTCTGGCCCGAGGCGATGAAGATCGACACCGAGTATCTGGATGGCCCGTTCAAACACATGAAAAGCAACTGGGCCTTCCGCGATGTCGACGGCGGCTGCGAGGTGGAGTTTTTCGTGGATTTCGAATTCCGCAACGCCTTGTTGCAAGGCATCATCGGCGTGGTGTTCAACGAGGCGATGCAGCGGGTCGTGCGCGCCTTTGAGCGGCGCGCGCTGGAGCTTCATGGCGCGGGCCTGCGCTCCTGA
- the dusB gene encoding tRNA dihydrouridine synthase DusB: MPLQLAEISITPPVLLAPLAGITDLPFRKLVASFGVGLVVSEMVASQEVVQARPLARARAELGFGEAATSVQLAGREPYWMAEAAKYVAAQGARVIDINMGCPAKKVTNGYSGSALMKDLDHALRLIEAVVGAVSVPVTLKTRLGWDDALLNAPTLAQRAEAAGVKMITIHGRTRCQFYKGQADWAAIRGVTQAVSVPVIANGDIVDAATAAEALRLSGAEGVMIGRGAQGRPWLLAQVAAALYGTPAPVVPQGDALADLVIGHYEAMLAFYGTELGIKIARKHLGWYLETAGLEAYRAPILTGDSPAQVIVALRHAFAHQERVAA; encoded by the coding sequence GTGCCGCTGCAATTGGCCGAAATATCCATCACGCCTCCGGTGCTTCTGGCGCCGCTGGCCGGGATCACCGATCTGCCGTTCCGCAAGCTGGTCGCCTCGTTCGGCGTCGGGCTGGTGGTCAGCGAGATGGTGGCAAGCCAGGAGGTGGTGCAGGCGCGCCCTCTGGCACGGGCGCGGGCAGAGCTGGGCTTCGGTGAGGCGGCCACTTCGGTGCAACTGGCCGGGCGCGAACCCTACTGGATGGCAGAGGCCGCGAAATATGTCGCGGCACAGGGCGCGCGGGTGATCGACATCAATATGGGCTGCCCGGCCAAGAAGGTGACCAATGGTTATTCCGGCTCGGCGCTGATGAAGGATCTGGACCATGCGCTGCGCCTGATCGAGGCGGTGGTGGGCGCGGTCTCGGTGCCGGTCACGCTCAAGACCCGGCTTGGCTGGGATGATGCGCTGCTGAACGCGCCGACGCTGGCACAGCGGGCCGAGGCGGCGGGCGTGAAGATGATCACCATCCATGGCCGCACACGCTGTCAGTTCTACAAGGGGCAGGCGGATTGGGCGGCGATCCGGGGGGTGACGCAGGCCGTATCGGTGCCGGTGATTGCCAATGGTGATATTGTCGATGCCGCAACGGCGGCCGAGGCGCTGCGCCTGTCGGGGGCAGAGGGCGTGATGATCGGGCGCGGCGCGCAGGGGCGGCCCTGGCTCTTGGCGCAGGTGGCGGCGGCGCTGTATGGCACGCCCGCGCCGGTGGTGCCACAGGGCGATGCGCTGGCCGATCTGGTGATTGGGCATTACGAGGCGATGCTGGCCTTCTACGGCACCGAACTGGGCATCAAGATCGCGCGCAAGCATCTGGGCTGGTATCTGGAAACGGCGGGGCTGGAGGCATACCGCGCCCCGATCCTGACCGGCGACAGCCCGGCACAGGTGATTGTGGCGCTGCGCCATGCGTTTGCACATCAGGAAAGGGTCGCGGCATGA
- a CDS encoding peroxiredoxin — protein MISGAKLPSVTFRTRVRDEAIGGPNPYRWQDMTTEDYFAGKRVVLFALPGAFTPTCSTYQLPGFEKGFADFQALGIDAIYCLSVNDAFVMNQWAKAQELQNIGVIPDGSGEFTRRVGMLVRKDNLGFGLRSWRYAAVVKDGVIEGWFEEPGLADNHEEDPYGVSSPENVLAWLMADAQGVAA, from the coding sequence ATGATCTCTGGCGCAAAACTGCCGTCCGTCACCTTTCGTACGCGGGTGCGCGACGAAGCGATCGGCGGCCCGAATCCCTACCGCTGGCAGGATATGACGACCGAAGACTACTTCGCGGGCAAGCGCGTCGTGCTGTTCGCACTGCCGGGGGCCTTCACCCCGACCTGCTCCACCTATCAATTGCCGGGCTTTGAAAAGGGCTTTGCCGATTTTCAGGCGCTGGGAATCGACGCGATCTATTGCCTGTCGGTCAATGATGCCTTCGTGATGAACCAATGGGCCAAGGCGCAGGAGCTTCAGAACATCGGCGTGATTCCCGATGGATCGGGCGAATTCACCCGCCGCGTCGGTATGTTGGTGCGCAAGGACAATCTGGGTTTCGGTCTGCGCAGCTGGCGCTATGCGGCGGTGGTCAAGGATGGCGTGATCGAGGGCTGGTTTGAAGAGCCGGGTCTGGCCGACAATCACGAAGAAGACCCCTATGGCGTCTCGTCGCCGGAAAACGTGCTGGCCTGGCTGATGGCCGATGCCCAAGGCGTTGCCGCCTGA
- a CDS encoding two-component system sensor histidine kinase NtrB, translating to MKGFRQPYPVPGVIWASLPIPALLIDESGAILETNPAAELFLNASSRNLKGQPVFDRVHIDAQMDEAFARARANQSALFINDVDVTSGEKPPMQCTVQIAPMADDPHVLMLLISPREIADRLGRAGAAKTAAKSAIGMAEMLAHEIKNPLAGISGAAQLLSMGLGPEDRELTELIVEETRRIVKLLEQVEQFGNLRPPDRRAVNIHDALDRARKSALVGFAARMKIIEEYDPSLPPTYADPDQLMQVFLNLIKNAAEAAGGEGGTIRLRTRYDLSLRLRRKDGPGKALPLQVEIIDNGPGLPPGIAGEIFEPFVSGKENGTGLGLALVSKIITEHDGWIAVDSVPGRTVFRVSLSVAPREPTAREMHKKDAG from the coding sequence ATGAAGGGCTTTCGCCAACCCTATCCTGTGCCGGGGGTGATCTGGGCCTCCTTGCCGATTCCGGCGCTGCTGATCGACGAATCCGGCGCCATTCTGGAAACCAACCCGGCGGCAGAGCTGTTTCTGAACGCCTCGTCGCGCAATCTGAAGGGCCAGCCGGTGTTTGACCGGGTGCATATCGACGCGCAGATGGACGAGGCCTTTGCACGGGCGCGGGCCAATCAATCGGCGCTGTTCATCAATGATGTCGATGTGACCAGCGGCGAAAAGCCCCCCATGCAATGCACGGTGCAGATCGCGCCGATGGCCGATGATCCGCATGTGCTGATGCTGCTGATCAGCCCGCGCGAAATCGCGGATCGGCTGGGCCGGGCGGGGGCGGCGAAAACGGCGGCAAAATCGGCCATCGGCATGGCCGAGATGCTGGCGCATGAGATCAAGAACCCGCTGGCGGGCATTTCCGGCGCGGCGCAGCTGTTGTCGATGGGGCTGGGCCCCGAGGACCGCGAGTTGACCGAGCTGATTGTCGAGGAAACCCGGCGCATCGTGAAGCTGCTGGAGCAGGTCGAACAATTCGGCAATCTGCGCCCGCCGGACCGTCGCGCGGTGAATATCCATGACGCGCTTGACCGGGCGCGCAAATCGGCACTGGTCGGTTTTGCCGCGCGCATGAAGATCATCGAGGAATATGATCCCTCGTTGCCGCCGACCTATGCCGACCCCGATCAGCTGATGCAGGTGTTCCTGAACCTGATCAAGAACGCGGCCGAGGCGGCGGGCGGCGAGGGCGGCACCATCCGCCTGCGCACCCGCTATGACCTGTCGCTGCGGCTGCGCCGCAAGGACGGGCCGGGCAAGGCGCTGCCCTTGCAGGTGGAGATCATCGACAACGGTCCCGGCCTGCCGCCCGGCATCGCGGGCGAAATCTTCGAGCCCTTCGTTTCGGGCAAGGAAAACGGCACGGGGCTGGGCCTCGCGCTGGTAAGCAAGATCATCACGGAACATGACGGATGGATTGCGGTGGATTCGGTTCCGGGTCGCACCGTGTTCCGGGTGTCGTTGTCGGTGGCCCCACGTGAGCCGACGGCACGGGAAATGCACAAGAAGGATGCAGGCTGA
- a CDS encoding DUF6456 domain-containing protein, with protein MEPNLSADFTLPAWLPDAVRLYLDHTEEGLSLRQLARREGVAASTVMRQVRRYEARRDDPLVDEALAALARANVQGSVCPADPQMKDIPDMTLPLRPTPIALDEAGIAREGRRILRRMAEPGAVMAIAPDMEKAAVLREAADGRMVQTAVLERAVAQAFALKDWIACRKQGRLTTYDITQTGRAALKRMVEEEDRRRMGHPGMAEAAASFTAPKQVWCGAEEDGARRLRCTVAESPVAVLARRRDKDGRVFLEPDLVTAAERLREDFELAQMGPRMAQNWDRIATGLDMVLPRGESGPVGAPAIARERVALALRDLGPGLGDVALRVCCFLEGLEVAERRMGWAARSGKIVLRIALQRLRRHYDETYGRSGPLIG; from the coding sequence ATGGAACCGAACCTGAGTGCAGATTTCACGCTGCCTGCATGGCTCCCAGATGCCGTGCGGCTGTATCTCGACCATACCGAGGAGGGGCTGTCGCTGCGCCAGTTGGCACGGCGGGAAGGCGTTGCCGCCTCGACCGTGATGCGACAGGTGCGCCGCTATGAAGCCCGCCGCGACGATCCGCTGGTGGACGAGGCTCTGGCCGCGCTGGCGCGGGCGAATGTGCAAGGTTCGGTCTGCCCGGCTGATCCCCAGATGAAGGACATCCCCGACATGACACTGCCGCTGCGCCCCACCCCCATTGCCTTGGACGAGGCGGGCATCGCCCGCGAAGGCCGCCGCATCCTGCGCCGCATGGCCGAGCCGGGGGCGGTGATGGCGATTGCCCCCGATATGGAAAAGGCCGCCGTGCTGCGCGAGGCCGCCGATGGCCGCATGGTGCAGACCGCAGTGCTGGAGCGGGCGGTGGCACAGGCATTCGCGCTGAAGGACTGGATTGCCTGCCGCAAACAGGGGCGGCTGACCACCTATGACATCACGCAGACCGGGCGTGCCGCCCTGAAGCGCATGGTCGAGGAGGAGGACCGCCGCCGCATGGGCCATCCTGGCATGGCCGAGGCCGCTGCCAGCTTCACCGCGCCGAAACAGGTCTGGTGTGGGGCCGAGGAGGACGGGGCGCGGCGGCTGCGCTGCACGGTTGCGGAAAGCCCGGTGGCCGTTCTGGCGCGGCGGCGCGACAAGGACGGGCGGGTGTTTCTGGAGCCGGATCTGGTGACGGCGGCGGAACGGCTGCGCGAGGATTTTGAACTGGCGCAAATGGGGCCGCGCATGGCGCAGAACTGGGATCGCATCGCGACCGGGCTCGACATGGTCCTGCCGCGTGGCGAGAGCGGGCCGGTGGGGGCACCGGCCATCGCGCGCGAGCGGGTGGCGCTGGCGCTGCGTGATCTTGGCCCTGGTCTGGGGGATGTGGCGCTGCGCGTGTGCTGCTTTCTGGAAGGGCTGGAGGTGGCAGAGCGGCGCATGGGCTGGGCCGCCCGCTCGGGCAAGATCGTGCTGCGCATCGCCTTGCAGCGCCTGCGCCGCCACTACGATGAAACCTATGGGCGCTCCGGCCCGCTGATCGGTTAG
- the lipA gene encoding lipoyl synthase — MRDLTIPDQRHPEKAHRPDQDQPKKPSWIRVKAPTSQGYKDTRDLLRENKLVTVCEEAGCPNVGECWSQGHATMMIMGDICTRGCSFCNIATGKPNALDAFEPGRVAHAVQKLGLNHVVITSVDRDDLEDGGAEHFAQTIRAIRHRAPSTTIEILTPDFLKCGTEAVEKVVEARPDVFNHNLETVPGLYPTVRPGARYFHSLRLLQRVKELDPGMFTKSGIMVGLGEDAQSVRQVMDDMRAADVDFLTIGQYLQPTPKHHRVDRFVTPEEFGAYEKAAYGKGFLMVSATPLTRSSYHAGDDFARLRVARMEKLGRA, encoded by the coding sequence ATGCGCGACCTCACAATTCCCGATCAGCGCCACCCTGAAAAGGCGCATCGTCCCGATCAGGACCAGCCGAAGAAACCAAGCTGGATCCGCGTGAAGGCCCCGACATCGCAGGGCTACAAGGACACGCGCGATCTGCTGCGCGAAAACAAGCTGGTCACGGTCTGCGAAGAGGCCGGTTGCCCGAATGTCGGCGAATGCTGGAGCCAAGGCCACGCCACCATGATGATCATGGGCGACATCTGCACCCGTGGCTGTTCCTTCTGCAACATCGCCACCGGCAAGCCAAATGCGCTGGACGCATTCGAGCCGGGCCGGGTGGCCCATGCCGTGCAGAAGCTGGGGCTGAACCATGTGGTCATCACCAGCGTGGACCGCGACGATCTGGAAGATGGCGGGGCCGAACATTTCGCCCAGACCATTCGTGCCATCCGCCACCGCGCGCCCAGCACCACGATCGAGATCCTGACGCCCGATTTTCTGAAATGCGGGACGGAAGCGGTTGAAAAGGTGGTCGAGGCGCGCCCGGATGTGTTCAACCACAATCTGGAAACCGTGCCCGGCCTTTATCCGACCGTGCGCCCCGGCGCGCGTTATTTCCACAGCCTGCGCCTGTTGCAACGGGTAAAAGAGCTGGATCCCGGCATGTTCACCAAATCGGGCATCATGGTGGGTCTGGGTGAAGATGCGCAATCGGTGCGGCAGGTCATGGATGACATGCGCGCCGCCGATGTGGATTTTCTGACCATCGGCCAATATCTGCAACCGACACCCAAACATCACCGCGTGGATCGTTTCGTCACACCCGAGGAATTCGGTGCCTATGAAAAGGCGGCCTATGGCAAGGGGTTCCTGATGGTTTCGGCCACGCCGCTCACCCGGTCCAGCTATCACGCCGGGGATGATTTCGCCCGGCTGCGTGTGGCGCGGATGGAAAAGCTCGGCCGCGCCTGA
- a CDS encoding cytochrome c, with translation MRLIPSLALLAALGAAAGWWLTAPKPLPAALTAGLTGDVAKGEQVFWAAGCASCHMAPGATGDAQLLLTGGQRFASDFGTFLAPNISTDPTHGIGGWSLAQFADAVMCGVSPEGQHYYPAFPYAAFGKMQVQDVADLKAFMDTLPADATPSLPHEIGFPFNIRRSLGGWKLLFLHEDWVIDGELTEQETRGRYLAEAMAHCGECHTPRNLLGGLQLSRWLAGAPNPDGKGTIPNITPAKLDWSAPDIASYLTTGFTPEFDSVGGHMAHVVENFARLPESEAAAVAAYLKRVPAAE, from the coding sequence ATGCGCCTGATCCCCAGCCTTGCCTTGCTTGCCGCCCTTGGTGCCGCCGCCGGATGGTGGCTGACGGCACCAAAACCCCTGCCCGCCGCGCTGACCGCCGGACTGACCGGCGATGTGGCAAAGGGCGAACAGGTGTTCTGGGCGGCGGGCTGTGCCTCGTGCCACATGGCACCGGGGGCTACGGGCGATGCCCAGCTTCTCCTGACCGGCGGGCAGCGTTTCGCATCGGATTTTGGCACATTCCTCGCCCCCAATATCTCCACAGATCCGACCCATGGCATCGGCGGCTGGAGTCTTGCGCAATTCGCCGATGCGGTGATGTGCGGCGTCTCTCCCGAGGGGCAGCATTATTACCCGGCCTTTCCCTATGCCGCCTTTGGCAAGATGCAGGTGCAGGATGTAGCGGATCTGAAGGCCTTCATGGATACATTGCCCGCCGATGCGACGCCCAGCCTGCCGCACGAGATCGGTTTTCCCTTCAACATCCGGCGCAGCCTTGGCGGCTGGAAATTGCTGTTCCTGCACGAAGACTGGGTGATTGACGGAGAACTGACAGAACAGGAGACGCGTGGCCGGTATCTGGCCGAGGCGATGGCCCATTGCGGCGAATGTCATACGCCGCGCAACCTGCTTGGCGGGTTGCAATTGTCACGCTGGCTGGCGGGTGCACCCAATCCCGATGGCAAGGGCACGATTCCCAACATCACCCCGGCCAAGCTGGACTGGAGCGCGCCTGACATCGCAAGCTATCTGACCACCGGCTTCACCCCGGAGTTTGACAGCGTCGGCGGCCATATGGCGCATGTGGTTGAAAACTTTGCCCGCCTGCCGGAAAGCGAGGCGGCGGCGGTTGCCGCCTATCTGAAACGGGTGCCCGCCGCCGAGTGA
- a CDS encoding phosphatidylglycerophosphatase A family protein — MIRVLTTFFGLGLLRPAPGTWGSAGAIALGLAIDRYLGFPALVFATILVTCLGFFACRIALADRPSEDPSEIVIDEVAGQWLALLFPAAAFWHRGIEDWAVVAYPGWLAAFLFFRLFDIWKPWLVGRADRRGDPAGVMLDDLWAGLFAGLATLLAAAVAHGVLMQ, encoded by the coding sequence ATGATCCGGGTTCTGACAACCTTTTTCGGGCTGGGCCTGCTGCGCCCGGCGCCTGGCACCTGGGGCTCTGCCGGGGCGATTGCTCTTGGGTTGGCGATTGATCGGTATCTTGGCTTCCCGGCACTGGTTTTCGCAACAATTCTGGTGACTTGCCTTGGGTTTTTCGCGTGCCGGATCGCGCTGGCCGACCGGCCGAGCGAGGACCCGTCGGAAATCGTGATCGACGAGGTGGCCGGGCAATGGCTGGCGCTGCTGTTCCCTGCCGCGGCCTTCTGGCATCGCGGCATCGAGGATTGGGCCGTGGTCGCCTATCCCGGCTGGCTGGCGGCCTTTCTGTTCTTCCGGCTGTTCGACATCTGGAAACCCTGGCTGGTGGGCCGGGCCGACCGGCGCGGTGATCCGGCGGGCGTGATGCTGGATGATCTCTGGGCGGGGCTGTTCGCGGGCCTTGCCACGCTGCTGGCCGCTGCTGTGGCGCATGGGGTACTGATGCAATGA
- a CDS encoding DUF6477 family protein, which translates to MTDFRTLLADLGRPRLLIRAARFGIEDYCRDRDLKRLLNADSPASPEKALPRLLSEEERLEQTRKAGDASYSLNRHIEVLIALMAEVRLLPRAPQQI; encoded by the coding sequence ATGACAGATTTCCGCACCCTGCTTGCCGACCTGGGCCGCCCCCGCCTGCTGATCCGCGCGGCACGATTTGGCATCGAGGATTATTGCCGCGACCGCGACCTGAAGCGCCTCTTGAACGCCGACAGCCCGGCCAGCCCCGAAAAAGCCCTGCCGCGCCTGCTGTCCGAAGAAGAACGGCTGGAGCAAACCCGCAAAGCCGGCGATGCGAGCTATTCGCTCAACCGTCATATCGAGGTGCTGATCGCGCTGATGGCCGAAGTGCGCCTGTTGCCGCGCGCGCCCCAGCAGATCTAG
- a CDS encoding mismatch-specific DNA-glycosylase, producing MILPDFLRPGLRAVFCGTAAGRVSAARGHYYAGPGNRLWPMLAETGLTPRRLAPHEDHLMPEFGLGLTDLAKTAFGSDMQIPPEAYDSEGLFQKMMQNAPRYLAFTSLTAARLALGRAALAPGAITPDPRLPDVRLWALPSPSALAKSHFRADIWHEFAREIQR from the coding sequence ATGATCCTGCCCGATTTTCTGCGCCCCGGCTTGCGCGCGGTTTTTTGCGGCACGGCGGCGGGCAGGGTGTCGGCGGCGCGGGGGCATTATTATGCAGGCCCTGGCAACCGCCTCTGGCCGATGCTGGCGGAAACCGGGCTGACGCCGCGGCGGCTTGCCCCCCACGAAGATCACCTGATGCCGGAATTCGGGCTGGGCCTGACCGATCTGGCCAAGACGGCCTTTGGCAGCGACATGCAGATCCCGCCAGAAGCCTATGATTCGGAAGGTCTTTTTCAGAAGATGATGCAGAACGCGCCCCGCTATCTTGCCTTTACCAGCCTGACCGCCGCGCGTCTGGCACTGGGGCGCGCGGCGCTTGCGCCCGGTGCGATCACCCCCGATCCGCGGTTGCCCGATGTGCGGCTCTGGGCGCTGCCATCCCCTTCGGCGCTGGCAAAAAGCCATTTCCGGGCCGATATCTGGCACGAATTTGCACGGGAGATACAGCGTTGA
- a CDS encoding bifunctional 2-C-methyl-D-erythritol 4-phosphate cytidylyltransferase/2-C-methyl-D-erythritol 2,4-cyclodiphosphate synthase, which yields MTTAAIIVAAGRGTRAGGAVPKQWQSLAGQPVLAHTLAAFAGMRRVLVIHPDDRAQAEGLGADVQIVAGGASRTQSVRNALEALVGSGVSRVLIHDGARPLVNAGLIARMSAALDHGPAAAPALAVTDALWRGTEGTVAGTQSRDGLWRAQTPQAFHFDAILAAHRAHPQEAADDVEVARAAGLPVTIVPGSDDNLKLTFPGDFARAEAILKGRRMEIRLGNGFDVHAFTAGDHVWLCGVKVPHDKALLGHSDADVGMHALTDAIYGALAMGDIGRHFPPSDPQWKGAESHIFLRHAIETAREMGFRLMNCDVTMICERPKIGPHAEAMRACLATIMGVELARVSVKATTSERLGFTGREEGIAALATATLVQA from the coding sequence ATGACGACAGCCGCCATTATCGTGGCCGCAGGGCGCGGCACAAGGGCCGGAGGCGCGGTTCCCAAGCAATGGCAAAGCCTTGCCGGTCAGCCGGTGCTGGCCCATACGCTTGCGGCCTTTGCCGGGATGCGGCGGGTTCTGGTGATCCATCCCGACGACCGGGCGCAGGCCGAAGGTCTTGGCGCCGATGTGCAGATTGTCGCGGGCGGGGCCAGCCGGACCCAATCGGTGCGCAATGCGCTGGAGGCGCTGGTGGGCAGCGGTGTGTCGCGGGTGCTGATCCATGATGGCGCAAGGCCGCTGGTCAATGCCGGGCTGATTGCGCGCATGTCTGCGGCGCTGGACCATGGCCCCGCCGCCGCCCCCGCCCTTGCCGTGACCGATGCGCTGTGGCGCGGCACCGAGGGCACGGTTGCAGGCACGCAATCGCGTGACGGGCTGTGGCGGGCACAGACACCGCAGGCCTTTCACTTCGACGCCATTCTGGCCGCCCACCGCGCCCATCCGCAAGAGGCCGCCGATGATGTCGAAGTGGCACGCGCGGCTGGCCTGCCTGTGACGATCGTGCCGGGCAGCGACGACAATCTGAAACTCACCTTCCCCGGCGATTTTGCCCGCGCGGAAGCGATCCTGAAAGGACGCCGCATGGAAATCCGGCTTGGCAATGGATTTGACGTTCACGCCTTCACGGCGGGCGATCACGTCTGGCTCTGTGGCGTCAAGGTGCCGCATGACAAGGCGCTGCTGGGCCATTCCGACGCCGATGTCGGCATGCACGCGCTGACCGATGCCATCTATGGCGCGCTGGCCATGGGCGATATCGGGCGGCATTTCCCGCCCTCCGACCCGCAATGGAAGGGCGCGGAAAGCCACATCTTCCTGCGACATGCCATTGAAACGGCGCGGGAAATGGGGTTCCGGCTGATGAATTGCGATGTGACGATGATCTGCGAGCGACCCAAGATCGGCCCCCATGCCGAAGCGATGCGCGCCTGCCTTGCCACCATCATGGGAGTGGAGCTGGCGCGTGTGTCGGTCAAGGCCACCACCTCGGAACGGCTGGGCTTCACCGGGCGCGAAGAGGGCATTGCCGCACTCGCCACCGCCACCTTGGTGCAGGCATGA